In a genomic window of Trichoderma atroviride chromosome 4, complete sequence:
- a CDS encoding uncharacterized protein (EggNog:ENOG41) gives MDSLTLADDSTGIFPEGYTAPRTTEQLMQYHKDHLTYASIDSMIPMHNIEGRLRMIEEIRAGVLKDQRNKSKGFRFTYLELAYFLLCPEPSLRKVISDRFHKSYLQAQIEYIGSFLLGMLNESPIRDNAYRKENSREQNQECDERLTQLERGKKNLPQKNAEKEKCLVRDNFRCVLTKNGSPKVYQILPFIASYGSWTSIQKSDAAYCFNTVLDPESWSELNSFVLSGPDRCDKSWNMISLGPDLRELWKGHFFGIQCLGILPIDRQASAIWLQFHWMPRNQLDYTHRSELNMDTIQRMLQNIPPEESDAVERYRSCTGRPLETGYIFSIRMGKQEALSMKRVIDLRWVISRIAAISGLARSLYK, from the exons ATGGATAGTTTAACTTTGGCGGACGATTCAACGGGAATATTCCCCGAAGGCTACACTGCTCCTCGAACCACAGAGCAGCTGATGCAGTATCACAAAGACCACTTAACCTATGCTAGCATCGACTCAATGATCCCGATGCACAATATTGAAGGGAGGCTCAGGATGATCGAGGAGATCCGAGCTGGAGTATTAAAAGACCAACGCAACAAATCGAAAGGCTTTCGGTTTACTTACTTGGAACTGGCGTATTTTCTGCTGTGTCCTGAACCGTCTCTTCGAAAAGTCATTAGCGACCGTTTTCATAAGAGCTATCTACAAGCACAAATCGAGTATATAGGATCGTTTTTACTAGGCA TGTTGAACGAGAGTCCCATTAGAGATAATGCATACCGAAAGGAGAATTCACGAGAACAGAATCAAGAATGTGACGAGCGCTTAACACAGCtagagagaggaaagaagaatctTCCACAGAAGAATgctgagaaagaaaag TGCCTCGTCAGGGATAATTTTCGCTGCGTACTCACGAAAAACGGCTCGCCCAAAGTATACCAAATCTTGCCTTTCATTGCGAGCTATGGTAGCTGGACGTCTATCCAGAAATCAGACGCTGCTTATTGTTTCAATACGGTTCTTGACCCTGAGTCCTGGTCAGAGCTAAACTCCTTCGTTTTGTCTGGGCCTGATCGCTGCGATAAGAGTTGGAATATGATAAGTCTAGGCCCTGACCTACGCGAATTATGGAAAGGGCACTTTTTCGGAATTCAATGCCTTGGGATCCTCCCCATCGATCGCCAAGCTTCTGCCATTTGGCTTCAGTTCCATTGGATGCCTCGAAACCAGCTCGATTATACGCACCGCTCAGAGCTAAATATGGACACTATTCAAAGAATGTTGCAGAATATTCCTCCGGAAGAGAGCGATGCTGTTGAGAGATATCGCAGCTGCACTGGCCGTCCGCTTGAGACGGGGTACATATTTAGTATTCGCATGGGAAAGCAAGAGGCACTCAGCATGAAGCGGGTGATTGATCTCCGATGGGTCATTTCTAGAATTGCGGCAATCTCTGGCCTTGCTAGGAGCCTTTATAAGTGA
- a CDS encoding uncharacterized protein (EggNog:ENOG41) — protein sequence MATLAIAPCSLADSAALSRNNMSAFWEIPNWVLAWRHTTLEEHIDTMTKRYPRRLISDPETSRHQKVVDPETGRLLGYARWVLPESYTVLANGEPVWPEAMAPAVSPEEEAEIKRVAAATQFNPDNATDPLDEEVRIIKEKIMARKPYLCLDYLAVHPENKGKGVATLLVESGMKEAERLGLDIFILACKSAWGLYSRLGFRVEEELVQDDSVYGGDGEFAMRYYVYEQSRKSEA from the exons ATGGCCACTCTGGCGATCGCTCCATGTAGTCTTGCTGACAGCGCGGCTCTCAGTCGCAACAACATGTCGGCTTTCTGGGAAATCCCGAATTGGGTTCTGGCATGGCGCCACACCACGCTGGAGGAACACATTGACACAATGACCAAGCGATATCCGCGCAGGCTGATAAGCGATCCTGAGACCTCACGCCACCAAAAGGTGGTTGATCCCGAGACCGGCCGTCTGTTAGGTTATGCTCGCTGGGTCTTGCCGGAATCATATACTGTTCTCGCGAATGGTGAACCGGTCTGGCCGGAAGCAATGGCTCCGGCAGTGAGCcccgaggaagaagctgagatCAAACGAGTCGCTGCAGCAACCCAATTTAATCCGGATAACGCCACCGACCCgctggatgaagaagtcCGGATTATTAAGGAGAAGATAATGGCGAGAAAGCCGTATTTGT GTCTAGACTATTTAGCTGTGCATCCAGAGAATAAAGGCAAAGGAGTCGCAACCCTTTTAGTAGAGAGCGGCatgaaagaagcagagaggcTAGGTCTGGATATCTTTATCCTTGCTTGTAAATCTGCATGGGGATTGTATTCCCGACTTGGATTCCGCgtggaggaagagcttgTCCAGGACGATTCCGTGTATGGAGGGGATGGTGAATTTGCCATGCGCTACTATGTTTACGAACAGTCTCGTAAATCCGAAGCATGA
- a CDS encoding uncharacterized protein (EggNog:ENOG41~SECRETED:SignalP(1-18)), with product MMLKIIVGALGLSASVAATPLELVERSSCRDDSLYKCFADYEYSHSASLYCSALAPCTKTVTVAKPTVTKTVWHTHTAPTSTCLIQSTKTVYTRTVPSSTVVKTATQVVTKTSTATKTVTASSQATEVFKRAVGGGKPQPPRCMLNKCFAYTPDRITAACRCINVPPKTITATHTACSSTKTVTSTSTTTPKVTATSWHTVATALTNGVTTTCTTTTVTTTVTTTTTTTTAIPVTLPYTTPTTTTPTTPPTTTPTTPTTPTTTTPTTPPTTTPTTPTTPTTTTPTTPPTTPPTTTPTTPPTTPPTTPPTTPPTTQPTTPPTTPVTTPATTPATTSTTTAAATTSPAAQNVIPDGDFSSGLGPWSQINTNPAAWVNPNVNNNNSPDGTSPDFQVTNTLNSGLFFLASSTFTLQSSSTYTFTFYVSNTATDASWPSKLGAQIACGSYSYGIADMTQATPGSNNYLFSSTTFNTLTSTDPQVLQQLSHCQAQIIFHSGVAPINSWFLAKVGVSYVGAVAPPPPVTSAP from the exons atgatgctgaagatcATAGTCGGTGCCCTTGGCCTCAGCGCCAGTGTAGCTGCAACTCCTTTGGAGCTTGTCGAGCGCAGCTCCTGTAGGGACGACAGTCTATACAAGTGCTTTGCTGACTACGAATACTCTCATTCGGCTTCTTTATACTGCTCTGCCCTCGCACCATGCACCAAAACAGTCACGGTAGCGAAGCCCACGGT GACGAAAACTGTGTGGCACACACATACCGCGCCGACGTCGACTTGCCTCATCCAGTCTACAAAGACTGTCTACACAAGAACAGTCCCATCGTCCACGGTAGTCAAGACAGCAACACAGGTAGTGACGAAGACATCGACGGCTACAAAGACAGTCACGGCCAGCAGTCAAGCAACTGAGGTATTCAAGAGAGCTGTTGGAGGAGGAAAACCACAGCCACCAAGGTGTATGCTCAACAAGTGCTTCGCATACACTCCTGATCGCATTACTGCCGCCTGCAGATGCATCAACGTCCCACCCAAGACAATTACAGCTACGCATacggcctgcagcagcaccaagaCAGTG ACATCTACGTCCACGACAACACCTAAAGTTACAGCAACATCATGGCATACGGTTGCTACAGCATTGACTAATGGCGTCACGACTACATGCACGACGACAACTGTCACTACAACTGTTACCACGACCACTACCACGACTACTGCAATTCCTGTAACACTGCCATATACAActcctactactactactccTACTACTCCTCCTACTACTACTCCTACTACTCCTACAActcctactactactactccTACTACTCCTCCTACTACTACTCCTACTACTCCTACAActcctactactactactccTACTACTCCTCCTACTACTCCTCCTACTACTACTCCTACTACTCCTCCTACTACTCCTCCTACTACTCCTCCTACTACTCCTCCTACAACCCAGCCAACCACTCCCCCAACTACTCCCGTCACCACGCCCGCCACTACTCCTGCTaccacctccaccaccactgccgctgccaccaccTCACCTGCGGCGCAAAACGTCATTCCCGACGGCGACTTCTCATCTGGTCTAGGCCCCTGGTCCCAGATCAACACCAACCCAGCGGCATGGGTCAACCCGAAtgtcaacaacaacaacagccctGACGGCACATCACCCGATTTCCAGGTCACCAATACACTAAATTCCGGGCTATTCTTCCTCGCCAGCTCGACCTTTACCCTTCAAAGCAGCTctacttatacttttacgTTTTACGTGTCAAATACCGCCACTGATGCCTCTTGGCCCAGCAAATTGGGGGCTCAAATTGCCTGCGGCTCATATAGTTACGGCATAGCAGATATGACCCAGGCAACACCCGGATCCAACAATTATTTATTCAGCTCCACCACTTTCAACACACTCACAAGCACAGATCCACAGGTCTTGCAGCAACTGAGTCACTGTCAAGCGCAGATTATCTTCCACTCTGGCGTTGCACCGATCAATTCCTGGTTTTTGGCTAAAGTTGGTGTTTCCTACGTTGGTGCTGTGgcgcctccgccgcctgtGACGAGCGCTCCGTAA
- a CDS encoding uncharacterized protein (EggNog:ENOG41) codes for MAASQDGKNSDLFNWVSEVWEKTLFQPDDEIAVNTFQKYFAKDIVIKINHDHVSREDYFGYITSTRAAYKLTLTHSKEVKVWESPNGGGSLVFDGALNYTDKKTGEEQTGHVVMILDIRKDDDGEMKIVQTTECVTRSEGSVKAFEG; via the exons ATGGCAGCTTCTCAAGACGGCAAAAACAGCGACCTATTTAATTGGGTATCGGAAGTCTGGGAAAAGACTTTATTCCAACCAGACGATGAGATCGCGGTTAATACATTCCAAAAATATTTCGCAAAAGATATAGTCATCAA GATCAACCACGATCATGTCTCTCGCGAAGATTATTTCGGATACATTACCAGCACCCGTGCTGCCTACAAATTAACCCTTACACACAGTAAAGAAGTCAAGGTTTGGGAATCTCCCAACGGTGGCGGTTCACTTGTGTTTGACGGCGCGCTCAATTATACCGACAAAAAGACCGGAGAAGAGCAGACTGGCCATGTTGTAATGATTCTCGATATAcgaaaagatgatgacggagagatgaagattgtACAGACGACAGAGTGTGTAACTAGAAGCGAAGGAAGCGTCAAGGCATTTGAAGGTTAG
- a CDS encoding uncharacterized protein (EggNog:ENOG41): MGEIYKQADRVVVWLGPGTDETDVFIKSMELLQKKSIRQQCRSWAREDDRWKTLWGEIQLELSFSYEKSTLEDQQRQGLNILLDRPWFRRVWILQEVANAKSALLCCGTRSVSTRVFAIAPLMLGVSPSAHCQAVLDIMPGLWRETTWWNKNNSLYTLLKMFGTSEATESRDLIYALRGISSDARDSNALLPDYEKSEEQLTRDVIRFIYYCDLDDFGRYEQQYIPSDVRALAANLNYLNSKSCSALAGSSKTNNMRLFLRRPGFNIDTSLIVTLVSNDSSGKATELLYRYRAREFETTREMVMGAVRNESAARQVVEVIFRNQRHQYAITEEMLVAAAGNEGCGHAVLGFLLRFATAINVHELSKAASRNSGCGDKVLRLLLPYVNDMDISKIAEAAAWNKGCGDQMIELLLPFAKGREITTLAEVAAGMNEKAEKLINLLFNRFEKDIIVTPKLLENAARNEQCKERLVAFLFEKRQKGLEFSHEMTRAVIYNKTNGIKLFRLILNYRRPDVKVMKQVAKYADSQTAPWGKEVFQMYLEYQAVQSPTITAQEFEIFVRWCSTTGMKRFLQSRRSKVTITCEVAKAMARNKSSGELILRQLLRERELGVEVEHNAAIELVRRVGSPALDWLLLYRREQFPDKMLILGEALDQLVPEAELQIRNPLPFAAERGYKGAIQLLIERGISIDQTSNVDATGPTALVLATTSGHKDMASFLIEHGANIEAVDEHFH, translated from the coding sequence ATGGGAGAGATCTATAAGCAGGCCGACCGCGTGGTAGTTTGGCTCGGCCCTGGGACGGATGAGACCGATGTCTTTATAAAGTCTATGGAGCtcttgcaaaaaaagagcatcCGCCAACAATGCAGATCCTGGGCGCGAGAAGACGACCGGTGGAAGACGCTCTGGGGCGAGATtcagctggagctcagctTTTCTTATGAAAAGTCAACCTTGGAAGATCAACAACGCCAAGGGCTGAATATTCTCCTGGACAGGCCCTGGTTCCGAAGAGTTTGGATATTACAAGAAGTGGCAAATGCCAAATCCGCATTGCTATGTTGCGGTACACGATCTGTCTCGACCCGTGTCTTCGCCATCGCCCCGCTGATGTTGGGCGTTTCTCCCAGCGCGCATTGCCAGGCAGTTTTAGACATTATGCCGGGACTATGGAGAGAGACTACCTGGTGGAACAAAAACAACAGTCTGTATACCCTGCTGAAAATGTTTGGCACAAGCGAGGCTACGGAGTCGCGGGATCTTATATATGCACTAAGAGGAATTTCTTCGGACGCAAGAGATTCGAATGCTTTGTTACCGGATTACGAAAAATCTGAGGAACAGCTCACCCGAGATGTCATTCGCTTTATCTATTACTGCGACTTGGACGACTTTGGGAGGTATGAGCAGCAATACATACCATCAGATGTCCGAGCTCTTGCAGCAAATCTAAACTACCTAAACTCCAAGAGTTGTTCAGCACTCGCAGGGAGCTCCAAGACAAACAATATGAGGTTATTTTTGAGACGGCCAGGCTTCAACATTGATACGAGTTTGATCGTCACGCTGGTTTCCAACGATTCAAGCGGAAAAGCAACGGAGTTACTGTACCGATATCGAGCAAGAGAATTTGAAACGACTCGGGAAATGGTCATGGGGGCAGTAAGAAATGAATCTGCAGCTAGACAAGTCGTTGAAGTCATTTTTCGCAATCAACGTCATCAATACGCCATAACAGAGGAAATGCTagtagctgcagcaggaAATGAAGGCTGTGGGCATGCAGTGCTGGGGTTCCTTTTACGATTCGCCACAGCTATCAATGTCCATGAATTATCCAAAGCCGCATCGAGAAACAGTGGCTGTGGAGATAAAGTTCTACGATTACTATTACCTTATGTGAACGATATGGATATCTCAAAGATAGCCGAAGCCGCAGCTTGGAACAAGGGCTGCGGCGATCAAATGATCGAACTGCTTTTGCCATTTGCGAAAGGCAGGGAAATCACCACGCTAGCAGAAGTGGCAGCTGGTATGAATGAAAAAGCTGAAAAATTGATAAATTTGCTATTCAACCGGTTTGAGAAAGACATCATTGTCACACCAAAACTCTTGGAAAATGCTGCGCGGAATGAACAATGCAAGGAACGCTTGGTAGCATTTCTTTTtgagaaaaggcaaaaaggcTTGGAATTCTCGCATGAAATGACGCGTGCAGTCATTTACAATAAAACCAATGGAATTAAATTATTCAGATTGATTCTTAATTACCGACGACCTGACGTTAAAGTCATGAAACAAGTGGCCAAATACGCGGATTCACAGACTGCACCATGGGGTAAAGAAGTCTTTCAAATGTATCTGGAATATCAAGCTGTTCAAAGCCCTACAATTACGGCCCAAGAGTTTGAAATATTCGTCAGATGGTGTAGCACAACAGGCATGAAACGGTTTCTTCAGTCGAGGAGATCCAAGGTTACTATAACCTGCGAGGTagccaaggccatggctCGCAACAAATCAAGTGGAGAATTGATCCTTCGACAGCTTTTACGAGAACGGGAACTCGGCGTCGAGGTGGAACACAATGCGGCAATTGAGCTTGTTAGGAGGGTTGGCAGCCCTGCTTTGGATTGGCTATTGCTTTACCGACGGGAGCAGTTTCCAGATAAGATGCTCATCCTGGGTGAAGCATTGGATCAATTAGTACCAGAAGCAGAGCTTCAAATCCGAAATCCACTTCCCTTTGCCGCTGAAAGAGGCTACAAAGGAGCAATACAACTTTTGATCGAGCGCGGTATAAGCATAGACCAAACCTCTAATGTTGATGCCACCGGCCCAACTGCATTAGTGCTCGCCACAACCTCGGGCCATAAAGATATGGCATCTTTTCTTATTGAACATGGCGCTAATATTGAAGCAGTGGATGAGCATTTCCACTAG
- a CDS encoding uncharacterized protein (EggNog:ENOG41) — protein MSSDKPFEPTLSDVLVVRAMLAKTTILPELVGTILDYAEYWARSSAKAQLNEVIAARFVGRGEFDYEETRFLLRSYPVGLTERAYEAEEDGNADDDDSSSREERFSTIIPDPLPVFKEFDRDFFQRAIKNASTFSSPARKIVFRIRSHDQGWTTDDVPGPFMAAKTWFDAGIERFDASSSTDEADGNDMKQWTARKLGTIEPQVKEAKDAHQGWDYQFPYTHWKGPYEIQRNRMASSEFTDYEVTWTCWDVITPDSPEAFELMREGKGRRVGDGRFVRNLKLGDVVTVWGRAMHRGWINTVESVQIDIYWAL, from the exons ATGAGTTCCGATAAACCCTTCGAGCCCACTCTAAGCGACGTCCTAGTCGTGCGCGCCATGCTGGCCAAAACCACGATCCTCCCAGAGCTTGTGGGCACCATCCTGGACTACGCCGAATATTGGGCACGATCATCTGCCAAAGCTCAGCTGAATGAAGTTATTGCCGCGCGCTTCGTTGGACGGGGAGAATTCGATTACGAGGAAACCCGATTTCTG CTTCGATCTTACCCCGTCGGCCTGACGGAGCGCGCttatgaagcagaagaagacggcaacgccgacgacgacgacagcagcTCTCGTGAGGAGCGATTCTCAACTATAATCCCCGATCCTCTACCCGTCTTCAAAGAATTTGATCGAGATTTTTTCCAGCGAGCAATTAAGAATGCCTCTACTTTTAGCAGCCCAGCGCGCAAGATTGTCTTTCGCATCCGCAGCCACGATCAAGGCTGGACAACAGACGATGTGCCGGGCCCGTTTATGGCCGCCAAAACTTGGTTTGACGCCGGCATCGAGAGATTCGATGCTAGTAGCTCCA cagatgaagcagaCGGCAATGACATGAAACAGTGGACTGCGCGCAAACTAGGCACAATCGAGCCACAAgtcaaagaagcaaaagacgcCCACCAAGGCTGGGATTATCAATTCCCCTATACACACTGGAAGGGCCCGTACGAAATCCAGCGCAACAGAATGGCATCTTCTGAATTTACAGACTACGAAGTCACTTGGACATGCTGGGACGTCATCACGCCAGACTCTCCAGAGGCGTTCGAGTTGATgagggaggggaaagggAGGAgggttggcgatggccgGTTTGTGAGGAATCTCAAGCTGGGAGACGTCGTTACCGTATGGGGAAGAGCCATGCATCGCGGGTGGATAAACACGGTTGAGTCTGTTCAGATTGATATCTATTGGGCGCTTTAG